Proteins encoded by one window of Teretinema zuelzerae:
- a CDS encoding MBL fold metallo-hydrolase: MEIELLGSGTSHGVPVIGCSCPVCASKDQKDNRMRASALIRGNDGRTILIDPGPEFRIQALRTGLARLDAILATHAHADHVHGLDDVRIFSRDHDIPLYCNAVCLEDIKNRFDYIFKPTQEGGGKPRIALKEARGGEKFYAAGIEVTPIPVMHGQLPVFGWRIGDAAYLTDCNGIPDGSIELLKGVKSLIIDGLRVRPHSTHFNFEGALEQIQRINPDKAWLTHLCHDFTHAEIQDWLRKRVPGKKIEPAFDGLCISIGR, from the coding sequence ATGGAAATTGAATTACTTGGATCAGGGACAAGCCACGGAGTGCCGGTGATCGGCTGTTCATGTCCCGTATGCGCTTCGAAGGACCAGAAAGACAACCGGATGAGGGCGAGCGCCCTTATCAGGGGGAACGACGGCAGAACAATACTCATCGATCCGGGCCCGGAATTCCGCATCCAGGCGCTCAGAACAGGCCTTGCGCGGCTCGACGCCATTCTCGCGACGCATGCGCACGCCGACCACGTACACGGCCTCGACGACGTGCGCATCTTCTCCCGGGATCATGACATACCCCTCTACTGCAACGCCGTATGCCTCGAAGACATCAAAAACAGGTTCGACTATATCTTCAAACCTACGCAGGAAGGAGGAGGAAAGCCTCGCATTGCGCTGAAAGAGGCGCGCGGAGGCGAGAAGTTCTACGCCGCCGGCATCGAAGTCACGCCGATCCCGGTGATGCACGGACAGCTTCCCGTTTTCGGATGGAGAATCGGAGACGCCGCGTATCTGACCGACTGCAACGGCATTCCCGACGGTTCGATCGAGCTGCTCAAAGGAGTCAAAAGCCTGATAATCGACGGATTGCGCGTCAGGCCCCATTCAACCCACTTTAATTTCGAAGGGGCTCTGGAGCAAATTCAGAGAATCAACCCCGATAAGGCATGGCTCACTCATTTATGCCATGATTTTACGCACGCCGAAATCCAGGACTGGCTTCGAAAACGCGTTCCGGGCAAAAAAATAGAGCCCGCGTTCGACGGGCTCTGCATCAGTATCGGACGATAA
- the rpmB gene encoding 50S ribosomal protein L28, with amino-acid sequence MSRRCEICGKGTISGNKVSKSYNHTRRLWKPNIVEVKTILGGTTMTIKMCTRCLRSGYVTKKV; translated from the coding sequence ATGTCCCGGAGATGTGAAATTTGCGGCAAGGGTACGATAAGCGGTAACAAGGTCAGTAAGTCCTACAACCACACCCGCCGTTTGTGGAAGCCCAATATCGTCGAGGTAAAGACTATTCTCGGCGGTACAACCATGACCATTAAGATGTGCACCCGCTGCCTCAGAAGCGGTTATGTTACCAAAAAGGTCTGA
- the pyk gene encoding pyruvate kinase, whose protein sequence is MMFSRKTKIVCSMGPTTENIDVVCDLLRAGMNVARFNFSHSDHEYHGAGIDRVREASRITGIPCALLLDTKGPEIRTGMVAGDGKIAIREGDSILCTVDGSVSIEAGSEEAGGPGKPGRISLSWKQLPREIKKDCRILIADGLVELLVLDTDGENAITCTALNSGSLGSRKNVNVIGIHPDVPVLSEQDKKDIEFGLSKGIDYIAASFVSSPADVVSILRFIEPFGSKVRVISKIENEEGLDNIEDIIAVSAGIMVARGDLGVQLATERIPLAQKKIIHACNMAGKPVITATQMLDSMIVNPRPTRAELTDVANAIFDGTDAVMLSGETANGAWPVEAVQMLAKIARTVEASDEYRNKMRVFHRLDRSRGGIGEIMAYSAYQTATEIQAAALLTPTMTGNTARLLASFRPEQPVIAATPDETIRRQLLLNWGVVPLLVTVAEDSEQMIQNAMRASLDTKWLKKTDKVVLVAGMPIISPLMINMIRVVFVGNVLARGLNAGGCRQCRPTGIESVDAAAEDAKKRVTGRIVRAENLEEAFVALRKKGGEILVTRNLDMSFVPILRVVDGLVVENPSEMSEEVLSMINPNLIWISQVSGAMKTLEPGSTITLDSQEKLVYEGTI, encoded by the coding sequence ATGATGTTTTCCAGAAAAACCAAAATTGTGTGTTCAATGGGTCCCACAACCGAGAATATCGACGTCGTATGCGATCTTCTCCGCGCGGGAATGAACGTTGCCCGTTTTAATTTTTCCCACAGCGATCACGAATATCATGGAGCGGGTATCGACAGGGTTCGGGAAGCTTCCCGCATCACCGGAATTCCCTGCGCTCTGTTGTTGGATACGAAGGGTCCGGAAATCCGCACCGGCATGGTCGCCGGAGACGGAAAGATCGCCATCCGGGAAGGCGACTCCATTCTTTGCACTGTAGACGGCTCTGTATCGATAGAAGCCGGATCGGAGGAAGCGGGCGGTCCCGGAAAACCCGGCAGGATTTCCCTCAGCTGGAAACAGCTTCCCCGGGAAATCAAAAAAGACTGCCGCATCCTGATTGCAGACGGACTCGTCGAGCTATTGGTCCTGGATACGGACGGCGAAAACGCGATTACCTGTACCGCTCTCAATTCCGGATCTCTCGGCAGCCGCAAAAACGTCAACGTGATAGGCATTCATCCGGACGTTCCCGTGTTAAGCGAACAAGACAAGAAAGATATCGAATTCGGCCTTTCCAAGGGCATCGATTACATCGCCGCGAGCTTCGTGAGTTCTCCTGCGGACGTTGTATCCATCCTCCGTTTCATCGAGCCCTTCGGATCCAAGGTTCGCGTCATTTCCAAGATCGAGAATGAAGAGGGCTTGGACAATATAGAAGACATCATCGCGGTTTCCGCCGGCATCATGGTCGCGCGCGGGGATCTGGGCGTCCAACTGGCTACGGAACGCATCCCGCTTGCGCAGAAAAAGATCATCCATGCGTGCAACATGGCCGGAAAACCGGTCATCACCGCGACCCAGATGCTCGACTCCATGATCGTCAACCCCCGTCCGACCCGCGCTGAACTGACGGACGTGGCCAACGCAATCTTCGACGGAACCGACGCAGTCATGCTTTCAGGCGAAACGGCCAACGGAGCCTGGCCGGTCGAAGCGGTGCAGATGCTTGCGAAGATTGCGAGAACCGTCGAAGCCTCCGACGAATACCGGAACAAGATGCGGGTGTTCCACCGGCTCGACCGCTCCCGCGGCGGAATCGGCGAAATCATGGCGTATTCGGCCTACCAAACCGCGACCGAGATTCAGGCCGCCGCGCTTCTTACTCCGACCATGACGGGAAATACCGCCCGGTTGCTTGCGAGCTTCCGTCCCGAACAGCCCGTCATCGCGGCCACACCCGACGAAACCATCCGCCGACAGCTCCTGCTAAACTGGGGCGTGGTTCCTCTGCTGGTTACCGTCGCCGAAGATTCGGAACAAATGATTCAAAACGCGATGCGCGCTTCTCTCGATACCAAATGGCTTAAAAAAACCGACAAGGTCGTTCTCGTCGCCGGCATGCCCATCATCAGTCCCTTGATGATCAACATGATCCGGGTGGTGTTCGTGGGCAACGTGCTCGCCCGCGGCTTGAACGCCGGGGGATGCCGGCAGTGCCGCCCGACGGGAATCGAGAGCGTGGACGCCGCGGCGGAAGACGCGAAAAAGCGGGTGACCGGAAGAATAGTACGCGCGGAAAATCTTGAAGAAGCCTTCGTCGCCCTGAGGAAAAAAGGCGGCGAAATTCTGGTTACCCGTAATCTCGATATGTCCTTCGTTCCCATCCTCCGGGTTGTAGACGGTCTTGTCGTAGAGAACCCGTCCGAGATGAGCGAAGAAGTGTTGTCTATGATCAATCCAAACCTGATCTGGATTTCACAGGTATCAGGGGCGATGAAAACGCTCGAGCCGGGTTCCACAATCACGCTGGACAGCCAGGAAAAACTGGTATACGAGGGTACAATCTAA
- a CDS encoding aldo/keto reductase: MSVYKAADDRYGTMHYRRCGRSGLKLPEISLGLWHNFGGVDRADPARDVLLHAFDKGITHFDLANNYGPPPGSAETFFGSVMDQDLRPYRDELVVSTKAGYGMWDGPYGDWGSRKYLVSSLDQSLARMKLDYVDIFYHHRPDPETPLEETMGALDHIVRSGKALYAGISNYGPETAAKAISILRELGTPCLIHQARYSMLDRWVEDGLTDLLGREGVGMILFSPLAQGLLSSRYLTGEVPSDSRAARGVFLKPERLTPAMLAKLNALNDIAQERGETLSALAIKWLLKDPRSTSVLIGASSVSQLDENLKALEGDPLSSAELSRIETVLAMPE; the protein is encoded by the coding sequence ATGAGCGTATATAAGGCAGCCGACGACCGGTACGGAACTATGCACTATCGCCGCTGCGGACGCAGCGGACTCAAGCTTCCGGAAATTTCACTGGGGCTTTGGCATAATTTCGGCGGCGTAGACCGCGCGGATCCCGCCCGGGATGTCCTGCTTCATGCGTTCGACAAGGGAATCACCCACTTCGATCTCGCAAACAATTACGGACCTCCCCCGGGTTCGGCCGAAACTTTTTTCGGCTCCGTCATGGACCAAGACCTGCGCCCCTACCGCGACGAACTCGTCGTTTCTACGAAGGCCGGCTACGGAATGTGGGACGGCCCTTACGGAGACTGGGGCAGCCGAAAGTACCTTGTTTCGAGCCTTGATCAGAGCCTGGCGAGAATGAAGCTCGATTACGTCGATATCTTTTATCATCATCGTCCCGACCCTGAAACTCCCCTGGAGGAGACGATGGGCGCGCTCGACCATATCGTGCGTTCGGGAAAAGCGCTGTACGCGGGCATTTCCAACTACGGCCCCGAAACCGCCGCGAAAGCGATCTCGATCCTGCGGGAACTCGGCACGCCCTGCCTGATACACCAGGCTCGCTATTCGATGCTCGACCGCTGGGTCGAGGACGGTTTGACCGATCTTTTGGGAAGGGAGGGCGTCGGCATGATTCTGTTTTCTCCCCTTGCTCAGGGCTTGCTTTCTTCCCGCTATCTGACAGGAGAGGTACCCTCCGATTCGCGGGCGGCTCGCGGCGTATTTTTAAAACCCGAACGGCTGACTCCCGCAATGCTCGCTAAACTGAACGCTCTCAACGACATCGCTCAAGAACGCGGTGAAACGCTTTCCGCCCTGGCGATCAAGTGGCTTCTCAAAGATCCGCGTTCCACCTCGGTGTTGATCGGCGCGAGCTCGGTTTCCCAATTGGATGAAAATCTGAAGGCTCTGGAGGGCGATCCGCTTTCATCGGCGGAATTGTCCCGGATCGAAACCGTTCTCGCCATGCCTGAATGA
- a CDS encoding ROK family transcriptional regulator, with protein sequence MKTLNGPGDLNISRVLRLIWQHKGISRIEIAQQLGVDKSTVTKIVSSLEEIGIIRAFAQGNAGPQGGRKPIQLEVTPDFGVTFGIEITTDGILAVMVNLNGEILEYLDIRMPVTSVYDAFDLAVEQLSLKWEILGRPLLGIGVGIPAIVNTETGTIVQSIPLVIHDPIHFAGWAREKYGTPVYIENDARCGCLGEITLRHGMELDNALFLLAEIRKITGSTESRKNLSVGLGFILNGQPHYGKQFSAGEFRSILWEPGNSGQFQSNDMTGDRIGSDESVTGSMFTELARHAALLTNSLNLNYVFIGGLDDSLTEDLIARINSEIVRNWPYEHAQQYSVIPASLGRKAVAYGAAGHCLQRFFSLPNIYQPSGSGPSIKETLTKIKDVSADS encoded by the coding sequence ATGAAAACACTAAATGGTCCGGGGGACTTAAACATATCTCGCGTACTCCGGCTCATCTGGCAGCATAAAGGTATCAGCCGGATCGAAATTGCGCAACAACTCGGCGTTGATAAATCTACTGTAACAAAGATTGTTTCATCCCTGGAAGAGATCGGCATAATCCGCGCCTTCGCCCAAGGGAACGCCGGGCCGCAGGGCGGCAGAAAACCCATACAGCTTGAGGTGACGCCCGACTTCGGGGTTACGTTCGGCATCGAAATAACCACCGACGGAATACTCGCGGTCATGGTGAACTTGAACGGAGAAATCCTGGAATATCTGGACATCAGGATGCCCGTGACATCCGTGTACGACGCTTTCGATCTCGCGGTGGAACAGCTGAGCTTGAAGTGGGAAATCCTCGGACGGCCGCTTCTGGGAATCGGAGTCGGAATCCCCGCCATCGTCAACACGGAAACAGGAACCATCGTCCAGTCGATTCCCCTCGTCATCCATGATCCGATCCATTTTGCCGGCTGGGCCCGGGAAAAATACGGGACTCCCGTCTATATCGAAAACGACGCCAGATGCGGATGCCTCGGAGAGATTACGCTGAGGCACGGCATGGAGCTCGACAACGCGTTGTTTCTGCTCGCGGAAATTCGAAAAATCACCGGTTCAACCGAAAGCCGAAAAAACCTTTCTGTCGGACTCGGCTTCATCCTCAACGGCCAGCCCCATTACGGAAAACAGTTTTCTGCCGGAGAATTCAGGAGCATTTTGTGGGAACCGGGAAACTCCGGACAGTTTCAGTCGAACGACATGACGGGAGACAGGATCGGCTCGGACGAATCCGTAACAGGCTCGATGTTCACCGAACTGGCCCGCCACGCGGCGCTTTTGACGAACAGCCTGAACCTGAACTATGTGTTCATCGGCGGACTCGACGACTCTCTTACGGAAGATCTGATCGCCAGAATTAATTCGGAGATAGTGCGCAACTGGCCCTATGAACATGCGCAGCAATATTCGGTCATTCCTGCGTCTCTGGGCAGAAAGGCGGTCGCCTACGGTGCAGCCGGGCACTGCCTCCAGCGATTCTTTTCCCTCCCGAACATCTACCAGCCCTCGGGCAGCGGCCCGTCGATAAAAGAAACCCTCACCAAAATAAAAGACGTCTCTGCGGATAGCTGA
- a CDS encoding LacI family DNA-binding transcriptional regulator: MRATINDIAREAGVSKTTVSFAFNNPSKISKDTFTRIMDIARELGYVPDPVARTLAMKQTGSIGLLLPQSIHEVFQNPYISEIMRGIGYICDREGLSLGVLSPLKGVLTQTIRNAAVDGIITLGIGPGMTVLELFHQRGLPFVTIDGGAGEGLVNVGINDEAAAESLMEEVLRQGHREIAVFMLQNVTLSDNGDHFSQTNDTRLNGFNRALKRHGLSFGAHTGIQVHHTEVSSESGRKVARDLLSQKKRPTAIVCLADVQALGVYEECAAQGLSIPDDISVVGFDDIPFSVFMNPPLTTLRQPGFEKGEAAAELLVKMINKQPVSSMTLTAELVLRGSLAAARS, translated from the coding sequence ATGCGGGCTACAATCAACGATATTGCGCGAGAGGCTGGCGTTTCGAAGACGACTGTTTCGTTCGCCTTCAACAACCCTTCTAAAATATCCAAGGATACGTTTACCAGGATTATGGATATCGCGCGCGAACTGGGATATGTGCCCGATCCGGTAGCCCGGACGCTTGCGATGAAGCAGACCGGTTCTATCGGTCTGCTGCTGCCGCAGTCGATTCACGAAGTATTCCAGAACCCCTATATTTCGGAGATCATGCGCGGCATCGGCTATATCTGCGACCGCGAAGGACTGTCACTCGGGGTTCTTTCCCCCTTAAAGGGAGTCCTGACCCAAACCATCAGAAACGCGGCCGTGGACGGAATCATCACCCTCGGCATCGGACCGGGAATGACCGTTCTTGAATTGTTTCACCAGCGGGGGCTTCCCTTTGTTACCATCGACGGCGGAGCGGGAGAGGGGCTGGTCAATGTCGGCATTAACGACGAAGCGGCGGCGGAAAGCCTGATGGAAGAAGTTCTTCGCCAGGGACATCGCGAGATAGCGGTGTTCATGCTGCAAAACGTTACTCTTTCCGACAACGGCGACCACTTCAGCCAGACGAACGATACGCGGCTTAACGGCTTTAATCGCGCGCTTAAGCGCCATGGCCTGAGCTTCGGCGCCCATACCGGCATTCAGGTGCATCATACGGAAGTTTCAAGCGAGAGCGGCCGAAAAGTAGCCCGCGACCTCCTGTCCCAGAAAAAACGCCCCACTGCCATCGTTTGCCTCGCAGACGTGCAGGCCCTCGGCGTATACGAAGAATGCGCGGCTCAGGGACTTTCGATTCCCGATGATATTTCAGTCGTCGGTTTCGACGATATTCCCTTCTCTGTTTTCATGAATCCTCCGCTCACCACGCTGAGGCAGCCCGGCTTCGAAAAAGGCGAGGCCGCCGCCGAGCTGCTGGTGAAGATGATCAACAAACAGCCTGTTTCTTCGATGACGCTGACCGCCGAACTTGTCCTCCGCGGCTCCCTCGCAGCCGCCCGCAGCTGA
- a CDS encoding carbohydrate ABC transporter permease, translating to MATTHQIVTRRVFTGVMVLFALVFFYPVIFVILNAFKTDAQITVDPLGLPRGLFFGNFARAWTAMEFPRVFLNTLSITVLGLAGIILVSSMAAYKLARTDSRLSWGIYGYFVLALVIPFQIIMVPVAVLAADLHLMSIPGIIVMYWGLGCPTAIFMFHGFVKGVPRELEESAAIDGAGQFYIFFNIVFPLLKTIIATIAVIDALWLWNDFLLPLIVVKQGTIQLAQMMFNGQFLKEYGAMTASLTLSALPIVLFYLALQKYIIKGIAAGAVKG from the coding sequence ATGGCTACAACCCATCAGATCGTAACCAGAAGAGTATTCACCGGAGTCATGGTTCTTTTCGCTCTCGTGTTTTTTTACCCGGTGATCTTCGTGATATTGAACGCGTTTAAGACCGACGCCCAGATAACGGTCGATCCGCTCGGCCTGCCGAGGGGCCTGTTCTTCGGCAACTTCGCGCGGGCCTGGACTGCGATGGAGTTTCCCCGGGTGTTCCTGAACACCCTTTCCATCACCGTGCTGGGTCTTGCGGGCATAATATTGGTCAGCTCGATGGCTGCCTATAAGCTCGCCCGCACGGACAGCAGGCTGTCCTGGGGAATCTACGGTTATTTTGTGCTCGCCCTGGTGATTCCGTTTCAGATCATCATGGTTCCCGTCGCGGTATTGGCCGCGGACTTGCACCTGATGAGCATCCCCGGTATTATCGTCATGTATTGGGGACTCGGCTGTCCGACGGCGATCTTCATGTTCCACGGCTTCGTAAAAGGAGTACCGCGCGAACTTGAGGAATCAGCCGCGATCGATGGAGCGGGACAGTTTTACATCTTCTTCAATATTGTCTTTCCGCTCTTGAAAACAATCATAGCCACAATCGCCGTCATCGATGCGCTCTGGCTCTGGAACGACTTTCTTCTCCCCCTCATCGTGGTGAAGCAGGGAACCATCCAGCTAGCCCAGATGATGTTCAACGGCCAATTCCTCAAGGAGTACGGCGCCATGACCGCCTCCCTCACGTTGTCGGCTCTGCCCATCGTGTTGTTCTATCTGGCCTTGCAGAAGTATATAATCAAAGGCATTGCCGCCGGGGCAGTAAAAGGATGA
- a CDS encoding carbohydrate ABC transporter permease codes for MVESKTKKHLYFAVFLLPSFVLYTIFFIYPFLNGLYISLTNWDGLTPRSPIVMDGGDFENLVLGKLKSEKDREYLLSVYARNGDENAYSRLSLSGFERRKVESIFRKAGYESEANRFVGLKNYRDIIGGKVSESFYPRSFDQSYYNTTSSIPQRIAKKDLQKNLLSKLSADERALFDSFYEETKEDFSLRSEWNEFSFEDKIWLIPEFEVEDRIKADSISALISSIRSAALARDRDAWREAVASFVKSENLSAESAKDVESGAEGLWALGELKPVLGAKWTSRGFDLGVIGFTAFFAFFSVIGINLLAFLLALALDTGIKGQKFLRSVFFLPNVLSMVIVALIWKMLFFQMFPRVTGIDQWLSDPAKTPWLIVMVAIWQGAGYYMIVYLAGLQNIPTDVVEAAKIDGASPWQRFTNITMPLLVPALTISFFLTIANALKSFDLIYAMTSGSAYTYGTVPVVLDIFFDAFARKRAGLATAKAMLLFTIIFIVTGIQLYIMKKKEVEQ; via the coding sequence ATGGTAGAATCAAAAACCAAGAAGCACCTGTACTTCGCGGTATTTCTGCTGCCCAGCTTTGTGTTGTACACCATTTTTTTCATCTACCCTTTTTTGAACGGCCTGTACATCTCGCTGACCAACTGGGACGGCCTTACGCCGCGCTCGCCCATCGTCATGGACGGCGGCGATTTTGAAAACCTCGTACTTGGTAAATTGAAGAGCGAAAAAGACAGAGAATATCTGCTTTCAGTATACGCCCGCAACGGAGACGAGAACGCCTACAGCCGGCTTTCGCTTTCCGGCTTTGAAAGAAGAAAAGTGGAATCGATTTTCCGGAAGGCCGGATATGAAAGCGAAGCGAACCGCTTCGTCGGCCTGAAAAACTACCGCGACATTATCGGCGGAAAAGTGAGCGAATCGTTTTATCCCCGCTCATTCGACCAGTCTTATTACAATACGACCTCGTCGATTCCTCAGCGGATCGCGAAAAAAGATCTGCAGAAAAACTTATTATCGAAGCTGTCCGCGGATGAACGCGCGCTCTTCGATTCGTTCTACGAGGAAACTAAAGAAGATTTCTCTCTCCGCTCTGAATGGAACGAATTTTCCTTTGAAGACAAGATCTGGCTCATACCCGAGTTCGAGGTCGAAGACAGAATAAAAGCAGATTCTATTTCCGCGCTGATTTCATCCATACGTTCCGCAGCCCTCGCTCGAGACCGGGACGCCTGGAGGGAAGCCGTCGCCTCTTTTGTCAAATCTGAAAACCTCTCCGCGGAAAGCGCGAAAGACGTAGAATCCGGCGCCGAAGGACTGTGGGCCCTGGGCGAGCTCAAGCCCGTGCTCGGCGCGAAGTGGACCTCTCGGGGCTTCGATCTGGGCGTCATCGGCTTTACCGCGTTTTTCGCCTTTTTCTCGGTCATAGGAATCAATCTTCTCGCCTTCCTTCTCGCCCTCGCCCTCGATACCGGAATCAAGGGGCAGAAATTCCTCAGATCCGTTTTCTTTTTGCCGAACGTGCTGTCCATGGTCATTGTGGCGCTCATCTGGAAAATGCTCTTTTTCCAAATGTTCCCCCGGGTAACGGGAATCGATCAATGGCTGAGCGATCCGGCTAAAACACCCTGGCTCATCGTGATGGTCGCGATCTGGCAGGGCGCCGGCTATTACATGATCGTGTATCTGGCAGGCCTTCAAAATATTCCGACCGACGTCGTGGAAGCGGCGAAAATCGACGGAGCCTCGCCCTGGCAGCGGTTTACCAACATAACGATGCCGCTCCTTGTTCCCGCGCTCACAATTTCGTTTTTCCTTACTATTGCGAATGCTCTGAAGAGCTTCGACCTGATCTACGCCATGACCTCGGGTTCCGCCTATACCTACGGAACCGTGCCCGTCGTCCTTGATATTTTCTTCGACGCCTTCGCCAGAAAGCGCGCGGGCCTTGCCACCGCGAAGGCGATGCTTCTGTTCACGATTATATTCATCGTAACCGGAATACAGCTGTACATAATGAAAAAGAAGGAGGTGGAGCAATAA
- a CDS encoding ABC transporter substrate-binding protein, producing MKKIMSAAVSLVLLAGAVFASGGAEAKSGSAGAAPVELEMYYYKQENQEGLKKLVDAYTAKTGVKISLLIVPNDADATMSARAAQGKLPDILQMQTYSRVWEYAEKGYVVDLSKQSVMSKVVDSSKASVTYNGKQYALPMDYAGIGIIYNKDIFDKYGLKAPTTARELERVCATLKSNGVTPFAGLLAENWSAGHFITLVHTALLVGEKGVAVDKFVADMNAGKTSYGAVDTAKLFAALDFYKDNMDPKAAEWGWDQQQAAFAKGSAAMMVQGLWSYGAAIGTNPSLNCGFIPYPVFNDAKLNKMYADIDSCFGVSAQSSKEKQDAALAFLDWLASPDAQKIWIEDYKLVPAFKGADLSSMKQPFQDLLSSVDKNGAYPWAFSSYPTTAFEDGCKNGAQQYMFKKITGEKVIESIDSIWAGAVKK from the coding sequence ATGAAGAAAATCATGAGCGCCGCGGTCAGCCTCGTTCTGTTGGCGGGCGCGGTATTCGCCAGCGGCGGAGCGGAAGCGAAATCAGGTTCAGCCGGCGCTGCGCCGGTCGAACTGGAAATGTACTATTACAAGCAGGAAAATCAGGAAGGGCTCAAGAAGCTCGTCGACGCGTACACCGCGAAAACCGGAGTAAAAATCTCCCTGCTGATCGTTCCCAACGACGCCGACGCGACCATGTCCGCTCGCGCCGCTCAGGGTAAGCTACCCGACATTCTTCAGATGCAGACATACTCCCGCGTTTGGGAATACGCCGAAAAAGGCTACGTAGTAGATCTGTCCAAGCAGAGCGTCATGTCCAAGGTTGTGGACAGCTCTAAAGCTTCCGTTACCTACAACGGAAAACAATACGCCCTTCCGATGGACTACGCGGGAATCGGAATCATCTATAACAAGGATATTTTCGACAAATACGGCCTGAAGGCTCCAACGACCGCCCGCGAGCTCGAGCGTGTCTGCGCGACCCTCAAATCCAACGGAGTGACACCCTTCGCCGGACTTCTCGCAGAAAACTGGTCTGCCGGACACTTCATCACCCTCGTGCACACCGCTCTTCTCGTCGGAGAGAAAGGCGTCGCGGTCGACAAGTTCGTCGCGGACATGAACGCCGGAAAAACTTCGTACGGAGCCGTGGACACCGCGAAGCTCTTCGCTGCGCTCGACTTCTACAAAGACAACATGGATCCGAAAGCGGCCGAATGGGGCTGGGATCAGCAGCAGGCAGCCTTCGCCAAGGGTTCAGCCGCGATGATGGTTCAAGGCCTCTGGTCATACGGAGCCGCCATTGGTACCAATCCTTCACTGAACTGTGGTTTCATTCCCTATCCCGTGTTCAACGACGCGAAGCTCAACAAAATGTACGCAGACATCGACTCCTGCTTCGGCGTTTCCGCCCAGTCTTCCAAGGAAAAGCAGGACGCTGCTCTCGCCTTCCTGGACTGGCTCGCGTCTCCCGATGCCCAGAAAATCTGGATCGAAGACTACAAGCTCGTTCCCGCCTTCAAGGGAGCCGATCTTTCCAGCATGAAACAGCCCTTCCAGGATCTGCTTTCCAGCGTTGACAAGAACGGCGCGTACCCCTGGGCCTTCTCTTCCTATCCTACGACCGCGTTCGAGGATGGTTGCAAGAACGGCGCGCAGCAGTATATGTTCAAGAAGATCACCGGCGAAAAGGTTATCGAGTCAATCGACTCGATCTGGGCCGGAGCCGTCAAGAAGTAA